The proteins below are encoded in one region of Drosophila santomea strain STO CAGO 1482 chromosome 3R, Prin_Dsan_1.1, whole genome shotgun sequence:
- the LOC120452196 gene encoding uncharacterized protein LOC120452196 isoform X2, whose amino-acid sequence MSKPQNNDTLELDDILSQPVKDKERFAAFMMRKLAENKPAQNDNLFGNFKLDFDLDFEVPLIKKSQPKAKSKAPEIQPLGEKASNENAPPRRSPTLSPNHRRSLRRSGNVPGSDKLRRHAIRRRSRSCGRQLLPEFEEAVNLTRSMSSPVNFLPEISSTPCAEKPKEDVKKTLKNITKEETVKAAEKPKKLSEKAEPENPLQKSPARNSILATEIERICREGQNSFHKNVLQLDYSGRAPYSRPTPPSSPSPAGLRRTYTMEKGPAPGQLLLSPSHSFNTPSKQPVVKIKRFNHEIMVPDTPQRPSHEPAWQSQPQLEFVVPETQPQDLGELVQTLSRNASSPIVVINTSNSNRSVRRDSTPIKSIPTSPVAATSSLPIASSPRRSAAAPPQKSIPQPPRVEENMDAIMTDDESDEQPSTVPLNLAPSGGNTTRQRRLRSNNRARVTIESQESSMRLLNLHQSVNAKKSKPRKTAIPLNKAPSAPINGEQFAYELTRMSNYEILDLRKRNSLNEIYPLNGHRNRRSEKLILEEEIQRELLRRNLMDEAEGLPIKPSSDDSDGEYLPVPRKTRSLQTKSSDRSQGRGRPRCRRRDIPMTTELINYLGLSQTLKSQRKSSRDGKRSLYTKGDSDSSSSPVKLPRLSRSIQIVPPPPASLRYSQNLRCSGKFDFDNVVMAAPPDFHDSLNRDTIDIAPPPPEYVLNTRDGSTNGPNSSKNYLDSPPPEYEGGQEQDEHDERPSRSRSRAKSQSTPKVRKAMENELLPPPIEYVEKEDRIDERPRTSKKNSNPVDINTHDTVEHCEPPETPEYDDSDHDQPKILRRSGKKIKHSKQKVQKSNKEPIVAPACDEEYGKGYNNNESQNKNETKKKSDKDNMVSHTLDCIEENHTDCNLSSNKPSSNHQNASESKGNDHLANRSSKSQDLSNSRQDAVDKEKSVSPGNRGEEIIEKSDVMESLRVNTPTPPTNQMSDDIPSRNPSPSSILLSDDVPSTSRAALEVLQRSQNMPKGRLHDASSTDVVFKKPLAPAPRAKSKKSKSEVDRLKLAKIPVQEEELNTTGIRRSKRGQVPLQMSWCHTMDPNQFGFMRAQIPNKTNLKAKKGNPSKTKKASDTKLKSTVQKTLPNNRGPLCSSTPRISEKLPVAKPHSESLGLSTLTWEETALPPEPEKVPKKRGRSKKGVVVVQTDTEPEPEPESEPEPEPMVSPVGPLRSDQEKPEVSCKQAPSAGVAPDPVVFSTPLRDKQEEASSQLMHWLRGVGEAPPSASMSDENASVSPANELIFCQVDGIDYAFYNTKEKAMLGYMRFKPYQKRKTKLAKVHPLKLLVQFGEFNVQTVAMGDEEEVQALLRVGDMIEIDTGTRYSIQNAIDKVSVLMCIRT is encoded by the exons AT GTCGAAGCCCCAGAACAACGACACTCTGGAGCTGGACGACATCCTCAGCCAGCCGGTGAAGGACAAGGAGCGCTTCGCCGCCTTTATGATGCGCAAGCTTGCCGAGAATAAGCCGGCACAGAATGACAACCTCTTTGGAAACTTCAAACTTGACTTTGACCTGGATTTCGAGGTTCCACTGATCAAGAAGTCTCAACCCAAAGCCAAGTCCAAGGCACCAGAAATACAGCCCCTGGGGGAAAAG GCATCCAATGAGAATGCCCCTCCGCGTCGCTCGCCCACTTTGTCGCCAAATCATCGACGTTCCTTGCGGCGCAGTGGAAATGTACCGGGATCTGATAAACTACGCCGACATGCCATACGCCGGCGATCCAGGAGCTGTGGACGCCAACTTCTACCAGAGTTCGAGGAGGCCGTAAATTTGACCCGCAGCATGTCAAGTCCTGTAAACTTC TTGCCAGAAATAAGCAGCACACCTTGCGCAGAGAAACCAAAAGAGGATGTTaagaaaacattaaaaaatataacaaaagaagaaactgtcaaagcagcggaaaaaccTAAGAAACTATCAGAAAAAGCAGAGCCAGAAAATCCGCTGCAGAAGTCACCTGCCAGGAACTCCATTCTTGCCACTGAAATTGAACGAATCTGCAGAGAGGGGCAGAACTCTTTTCACAAGAATGTACTGCAGCTTGACTATTCTGGTAGGGCACCGTACTCGCGTCCCACTCCTCCGTCATCACCATCTCCTGCGGGCTTACGACGTACCTACACAATGGAAAAGGGCCCAGCTCCAGGCCAGCTGCTGCTTTCGCCATCACATAGCTTTAATACACCCAGCAAACAGCCAGTGGTAAAGATAAAGCGGTTCAATCATGAGATAATGGTACCCGACACGCCACAACGACCAAGCCACGAGCCTGCCTGGCAATCACAACCACAACTGGAGTTCGTAGTGCCGGAAACCCAGCCGCAGGATCTGGGTGAGTTGGTGCAGACCCTGTCGCGGAACGCCAGCAGTCCAATTGTGGTGATAAACACATCCAATTCGAATCGTAGTGTAAGGAGAGATTCTACCCCTATTAAATCTATTCCGACATCGCCAGTTGCGGCGACTTCTTCACTACCGATTGCGTCTTCTCCTAGGCGATCCGCCGCTGCCCCTCCCCAGAAATCCATTCCACAACCTCCGAGGGTTGAAGAAAATATGGATGCCATAATGACCGACGACGAAAGCGACGAGCAACCCAGCACTGTGCCATTAAATCTAGCTCCTTCAGGTGGGAACACAACCCGCCAGCGACGCTTGCGCAGCAACAATCGGGCTCGAGTTACTATCGAGTCTCAGGAGAGTTCGATGCGCTTGCTTAACCTTCATCAATCGGTCAATGCCAAAAAGTCTAAGCCGCGAAAGACTGCTATACCGCTGAATAAGGCCCCAAGTGCACCCATTAATGGCGAGCAGTTCGCCTACGAGCTAACCCGCATGAGCAACTACGAGATTTTGGATTTGCGCAAGCGCAACTCGTTGAACGAGATATATCCTTTAAACGGGCACAGGAACCGTCGTTCAGAGAAGCTTATCTTAGAAGAAGAGATTCAGAGGGAGCTGCTACGTAGAAATCTGATGGATGAGGCGGAAGGTTTGCCAATAAAACCGTCCTCCGATGATTCGGATGGGGAGTATTTGCCGGTACCGCGCAAAACACGGAGTCTTCAAACTAAAAGCAGTGATCGATCGCAGGGACGAGGGCGACCACGATGTAGGCGCCGTGATATTCCTATG ACAACCGAACTGATAAACTATTTGGGTCTCTCGCAGACTTTAAAAAGTCAACGCAAATCATCAAGGGACGGAAAGCGTAGTCTTTACACAAAAGGGGACTCGGACAGTTCATCATCGCCGGTAAAACTGCCAAGACTTAGCAGAAGCATCCAAATTGTTCCGCCACCTCCAGCTTCTCTGCGCTATTCACAGAATCTGCGGTGCTCCGGCAAATTTGATTTCGATAATGTCGTAATGGCAGCCCCTCCTGATTTCCATGATAGTTTAAATAGGGATACGATCGATATTGCTCCTCCGCCGCCTGAGTACGTTCTAAATACAAGGGACGGAAGCACAAATGGACCAAACAGCAGTAAAAATTACCTGGATTCACCTCCACCGGAGTACGAAGGGGGCCAGGAACAGGATGAACACGATGAGCGACCAAGCAGATCGCGTAGCAGAGCCAAGTCACAATCCACTCCGAAGGTACGAAAGGCGATGGAGAACGAACTGTTACCACCCCCTATCGAATATGTGGAAAAAGAGGATCGAATCGATGAGCGACCAAGGACGTCAAAGAAAAATAGCAATCCTGTTGACATAAATACACATGACACAGTAGAACATTGTGAACCCCCAGAGACTCCAGAGTATGACGATAGTGACCATGATCAACCAAAGATTTTAAGGAGAAGTGGAAAAAAGATCAAGCACtccaaacaaaaagtacaaaagTCCAATAAGGAACCTATTGTTGCACCTGCTTGCGATGAAGAATACGGAAAAGGGTACAATAACAATGAatctcaaaataaaaatgagaCTAAAAAAAAGAGCGATAAGGATAATATGGTATCACATACATTAGATTGTATTGAAGAAAACCATACAGATTGTAATTTGTCATCCAACAAACCGAGCAGTAATCACCAGAACGCATCCGAAAGCAAAGGAAATGATCACTTAGCCAATCGTTCATCCAAGTCCCAGGACCTCTCGAATTCCCGTCAGGACGCAGTTGATAAAGAAAAATCCGTATCTCCTGGCAATCGAGGGGAGGAAATAATAGAGAAATCAGATGTTATGGAATCCCTTCGCGTAAACACACCCACTCCGCCGACCAATCAAATGTCAGATGATATTCCCAGTAGAAATCCATCCCCCAGTTCCATACTTCTGTCCGACGATGTGCCCAGCACAAGTAGAGCGGCGTTGGAGGTTTTGCAGCGCAGTCAAAATATGCCAAAGGGTCGGCTCCACGATGCGTCAAGCACGGATGTGGTGTTCAAGAAACCATTGGCCCCAGCTCCACGagcgaaatcgaaaaaatctaAGTCTGAGGTAGACAGATTGAAGCTGGCCAAAATTCCGGTGCAGGAAGAGGAACTAAATACAA CCGGTATTCGTCGATCAAAGCGGGGTCAAGTTCCACTTCAAATGAGCTGGTGTCACACCATGGATCCTAACCAGTTTGGCTTTATGCGTGCACAGATTCCtaacaaaacaaacttaaaggCGAAAAAGGGAAATCCGAGTAAGACTAAGAAAGCCAGTGACACAAAGCTAAAGTCAACCGTGCAAAAGACCTTACCAAACAACCGGGGGCCACTGTGCAGCAGTACCCCAAGAATTTCTGAAAAGCTGCCGGTGGCAAAACCGCATTCCGAATCGCTTGGCCTAAGTACCTTGACATGGGAAGAAACTGCACTGCCACCGGAGCCGGAGAAAGTTCCCAAGAAAAGGGGACGATCAAAGAAGGGAGTTGTAGTTGTACAAACTGACACGGAGCCTGAGCCTGAGCCTGAAtcagagccagagccagagccaatGGTATCTCCGGTTGGTCCACTTCGAAGTGATCAAGAAAAGCCCGAAGTTTCTTGCAAGCAGGCTCCCAGTGCGGGTGTTGCGCCAGATCCCGTGGTATTCTCAACTCCCCTGAGAGACAAGCAGGAGGAAGCCTCGTCTCAACTGATGCATTGGCTGCGAGGCGTTGGAGAGGCACCACCCAGTGCAAGTATGTCGGATGAAAACGCGAGTGTCT CTCCTGCAAACGAATTGATTTTCTGTCAGGTAGATGGTATCGACTACGCTTTTTATAACACGAAGGAGAAAGCAATGCTGGGTTATATGCGATTCAAACCCTACCAGAAGCGTAAGACGAAACTAGCCAAAGTCCATCCTCTT AAACTCCTTGTGCAATTTGGCGAATTTAACGTGCAGACCGTAGCTATGGGCGACGAAGAAGAAGTTCAAGCACTTCTACGCGTTGGTGACATGATCGAGATAGATACGG GCACTAGATATAGTATTCAAAACGCGATAGATAAAGTCAGTGTGCTGATGTGTATACGCACttaa
- the LOC120452196 gene encoding uncharacterized protein LOC120452196 isoform X1, protein MSKPQNNDTLELDDILSQPVKDKERFAAFMMRKLAENKPAQNDNLFGNFKLDFDLDFEVPLIKKSQPKAKSKAPEIQPLGEKVSATNTNTATEKFNEPPVDQASNENAPPRRSPTLSPNHRRSLRRSGNVPGSDKLRRHAIRRRSRSCGRQLLPEFEEAVNLTRSMSSPVNFLPEISSTPCAEKPKEDVKKTLKNITKEETVKAAEKPKKLSEKAEPENPLQKSPARNSILATEIERICREGQNSFHKNVLQLDYSGRAPYSRPTPPSSPSPAGLRRTYTMEKGPAPGQLLLSPSHSFNTPSKQPVVKIKRFNHEIMVPDTPQRPSHEPAWQSQPQLEFVVPETQPQDLGELVQTLSRNASSPIVVINTSNSNRSVRRDSTPIKSIPTSPVAATSSLPIASSPRRSAAAPPQKSIPQPPRVEENMDAIMTDDESDEQPSTVPLNLAPSGGNTTRQRRLRSNNRARVTIESQESSMRLLNLHQSVNAKKSKPRKTAIPLNKAPSAPINGEQFAYELTRMSNYEILDLRKRNSLNEIYPLNGHRNRRSEKLILEEEIQRELLRRNLMDEAEGLPIKPSSDDSDGEYLPVPRKTRSLQTKSSDRSQGRGRPRCRRRDIPMTTELINYLGLSQTLKSQRKSSRDGKRSLYTKGDSDSSSSPVKLPRLSRSIQIVPPPPASLRYSQNLRCSGKFDFDNVVMAAPPDFHDSLNRDTIDIAPPPPEYVLNTRDGSTNGPNSSKNYLDSPPPEYEGGQEQDEHDERPSRSRSRAKSQSTPKVRKAMENELLPPPIEYVEKEDRIDERPRTSKKNSNPVDINTHDTVEHCEPPETPEYDDSDHDQPKILRRSGKKIKHSKQKVQKSNKEPIVAPACDEEYGKGYNNNESQNKNETKKKSDKDNMVSHTLDCIEENHTDCNLSSNKPSSNHQNASESKGNDHLANRSSKSQDLSNSRQDAVDKEKSVSPGNRGEEIIEKSDVMESLRVNTPTPPTNQMSDDIPSRNPSPSSILLSDDVPSTSRAALEVLQRSQNMPKGRLHDASSTDVVFKKPLAPAPRAKSKKSKSEVDRLKLAKIPVQEEELNTTGIRRSKRGQVPLQMSWCHTMDPNQFGFMRAQIPNKTNLKAKKGNPSKTKKASDTKLKSTVQKTLPNNRGPLCSSTPRISEKLPVAKPHSESLGLSTLTWEETALPPEPEKVPKKRGRSKKGVVVVQTDTEPEPEPESEPEPEPMVSPVGPLRSDQEKPEVSCKQAPSAGVAPDPVVFSTPLRDKQEEASSQLMHWLRGVGEAPPSASMSDENASVSPANELIFCQVDGIDYAFYNTKEKAMLGYMRFKPYQKRKTKLAKVHPLKLLVQFGEFNVQTVAMGDEEEVQALLRVGDMIEIDTGTRYSIQNAIDKVSVLMCIRT, encoded by the exons AT GTCGAAGCCCCAGAACAACGACACTCTGGAGCTGGACGACATCCTCAGCCAGCCGGTGAAGGACAAGGAGCGCTTCGCCGCCTTTATGATGCGCAAGCTTGCCGAGAATAAGCCGGCACAGAATGACAACCTCTTTGGAAACTTCAAACTTGACTTTGACCTGGATTTCGAGGTTCCACTGATCAAGAAGTCTCAACCCAAAGCCAAGTCCAAGGCACCAGAAATACAGCCCCTGGGGGAAAAGGTTAGTGCAACCAATACCAATACAGCCACCGAGAAATTCAATGAGCCTCCTGTGGACCAGGCATCCAATGAGAATGCCCCTCCGCGTCGCTCGCCCACTTTGTCGCCAAATCATCGACGTTCCTTGCGGCGCAGTGGAAATGTACCGGGATCTGATAAACTACGCCGACATGCCATACGCCGGCGATCCAGGAGCTGTGGACGCCAACTTCTACCAGAGTTCGAGGAGGCCGTAAATTTGACCCGCAGCATGTCAAGTCCTGTAAACTTC TTGCCAGAAATAAGCAGCACACCTTGCGCAGAGAAACCAAAAGAGGATGTTaagaaaacattaaaaaatataacaaaagaagaaactgtcaaagcagcggaaaaaccTAAGAAACTATCAGAAAAAGCAGAGCCAGAAAATCCGCTGCAGAAGTCACCTGCCAGGAACTCCATTCTTGCCACTGAAATTGAACGAATCTGCAGAGAGGGGCAGAACTCTTTTCACAAGAATGTACTGCAGCTTGACTATTCTGGTAGGGCACCGTACTCGCGTCCCACTCCTCCGTCATCACCATCTCCTGCGGGCTTACGACGTACCTACACAATGGAAAAGGGCCCAGCTCCAGGCCAGCTGCTGCTTTCGCCATCACATAGCTTTAATACACCCAGCAAACAGCCAGTGGTAAAGATAAAGCGGTTCAATCATGAGATAATGGTACCCGACACGCCACAACGACCAAGCCACGAGCCTGCCTGGCAATCACAACCACAACTGGAGTTCGTAGTGCCGGAAACCCAGCCGCAGGATCTGGGTGAGTTGGTGCAGACCCTGTCGCGGAACGCCAGCAGTCCAATTGTGGTGATAAACACATCCAATTCGAATCGTAGTGTAAGGAGAGATTCTACCCCTATTAAATCTATTCCGACATCGCCAGTTGCGGCGACTTCTTCACTACCGATTGCGTCTTCTCCTAGGCGATCCGCCGCTGCCCCTCCCCAGAAATCCATTCCACAACCTCCGAGGGTTGAAGAAAATATGGATGCCATAATGACCGACGACGAAAGCGACGAGCAACCCAGCACTGTGCCATTAAATCTAGCTCCTTCAGGTGGGAACACAACCCGCCAGCGACGCTTGCGCAGCAACAATCGGGCTCGAGTTACTATCGAGTCTCAGGAGAGTTCGATGCGCTTGCTTAACCTTCATCAATCGGTCAATGCCAAAAAGTCTAAGCCGCGAAAGACTGCTATACCGCTGAATAAGGCCCCAAGTGCACCCATTAATGGCGAGCAGTTCGCCTACGAGCTAACCCGCATGAGCAACTACGAGATTTTGGATTTGCGCAAGCGCAACTCGTTGAACGAGATATATCCTTTAAACGGGCACAGGAACCGTCGTTCAGAGAAGCTTATCTTAGAAGAAGAGATTCAGAGGGAGCTGCTACGTAGAAATCTGATGGATGAGGCGGAAGGTTTGCCAATAAAACCGTCCTCCGATGATTCGGATGGGGAGTATTTGCCGGTACCGCGCAAAACACGGAGTCTTCAAACTAAAAGCAGTGATCGATCGCAGGGACGAGGGCGACCACGATGTAGGCGCCGTGATATTCCTATG ACAACCGAACTGATAAACTATTTGGGTCTCTCGCAGACTTTAAAAAGTCAACGCAAATCATCAAGGGACGGAAAGCGTAGTCTTTACACAAAAGGGGACTCGGACAGTTCATCATCGCCGGTAAAACTGCCAAGACTTAGCAGAAGCATCCAAATTGTTCCGCCACCTCCAGCTTCTCTGCGCTATTCACAGAATCTGCGGTGCTCCGGCAAATTTGATTTCGATAATGTCGTAATGGCAGCCCCTCCTGATTTCCATGATAGTTTAAATAGGGATACGATCGATATTGCTCCTCCGCCGCCTGAGTACGTTCTAAATACAAGGGACGGAAGCACAAATGGACCAAACAGCAGTAAAAATTACCTGGATTCACCTCCACCGGAGTACGAAGGGGGCCAGGAACAGGATGAACACGATGAGCGACCAAGCAGATCGCGTAGCAGAGCCAAGTCACAATCCACTCCGAAGGTACGAAAGGCGATGGAGAACGAACTGTTACCACCCCCTATCGAATATGTGGAAAAAGAGGATCGAATCGATGAGCGACCAAGGACGTCAAAGAAAAATAGCAATCCTGTTGACATAAATACACATGACACAGTAGAACATTGTGAACCCCCAGAGACTCCAGAGTATGACGATAGTGACCATGATCAACCAAAGATTTTAAGGAGAAGTGGAAAAAAGATCAAGCACtccaaacaaaaagtacaaaagTCCAATAAGGAACCTATTGTTGCACCTGCTTGCGATGAAGAATACGGAAAAGGGTACAATAACAATGAatctcaaaataaaaatgagaCTAAAAAAAAGAGCGATAAGGATAATATGGTATCACATACATTAGATTGTATTGAAGAAAACCATACAGATTGTAATTTGTCATCCAACAAACCGAGCAGTAATCACCAGAACGCATCCGAAAGCAAAGGAAATGATCACTTAGCCAATCGTTCATCCAAGTCCCAGGACCTCTCGAATTCCCGTCAGGACGCAGTTGATAAAGAAAAATCCGTATCTCCTGGCAATCGAGGGGAGGAAATAATAGAGAAATCAGATGTTATGGAATCCCTTCGCGTAAACACACCCACTCCGCCGACCAATCAAATGTCAGATGATATTCCCAGTAGAAATCCATCCCCCAGTTCCATACTTCTGTCCGACGATGTGCCCAGCACAAGTAGAGCGGCGTTGGAGGTTTTGCAGCGCAGTCAAAATATGCCAAAGGGTCGGCTCCACGATGCGTCAAGCACGGATGTGGTGTTCAAGAAACCATTGGCCCCAGCTCCACGagcgaaatcgaaaaaatctaAGTCTGAGGTAGACAGATTGAAGCTGGCCAAAATTCCGGTGCAGGAAGAGGAACTAAATACAA CCGGTATTCGTCGATCAAAGCGGGGTCAAGTTCCACTTCAAATGAGCTGGTGTCACACCATGGATCCTAACCAGTTTGGCTTTATGCGTGCACAGATTCCtaacaaaacaaacttaaaggCGAAAAAGGGAAATCCGAGTAAGACTAAGAAAGCCAGTGACACAAAGCTAAAGTCAACCGTGCAAAAGACCTTACCAAACAACCGGGGGCCACTGTGCAGCAGTACCCCAAGAATTTCTGAAAAGCTGCCGGTGGCAAAACCGCATTCCGAATCGCTTGGCCTAAGTACCTTGACATGGGAAGAAACTGCACTGCCACCGGAGCCGGAGAAAGTTCCCAAGAAAAGGGGACGATCAAAGAAGGGAGTTGTAGTTGTACAAACTGACACGGAGCCTGAGCCTGAGCCTGAAtcagagccagagccagagccaatGGTATCTCCGGTTGGTCCACTTCGAAGTGATCAAGAAAAGCCCGAAGTTTCTTGCAAGCAGGCTCCCAGTGCGGGTGTTGCGCCAGATCCCGTGGTATTCTCAACTCCCCTGAGAGACAAGCAGGAGGAAGCCTCGTCTCAACTGATGCATTGGCTGCGAGGCGTTGGAGAGGCACCACCCAGTGCAAGTATGTCGGATGAAAACGCGAGTGTCT CTCCTGCAAACGAATTGATTTTCTGTCAGGTAGATGGTATCGACTACGCTTTTTATAACACGAAGGAGAAAGCAATGCTGGGTTATATGCGATTCAAACCCTACCAGAAGCGTAAGACGAAACTAGCCAAAGTCCATCCTCTT AAACTCCTTGTGCAATTTGGCGAATTTAACGTGCAGACCGTAGCTATGGGCGACGAAGAAGAAGTTCAAGCACTTCTACGCGTTGGTGACATGATCGAGATAGATACGG GCACTAGATATAGTATTCAAAACGCGATAGATAAAGTCAGTGTGCTGATGTGTATACGCACttaa